GTCCAGATTCGCTCCGCCTTTTGGGGCAATATATCCTCAGCTACTGTTTTGCACAGTTTCGAGACCAGGAAGGGATAACCCGCGGTGTAGTAGTACAGTTTGTCAGCAAATGCGGGGATATCGATCGCTACTCCTTCGGCGGCGGAATAGTCCACGAGCATCGGCGCAATTTCGTGCGGATGGAAGCTCATATCCACCTTAAAATCCGTGGCTATATTCCACGGACTGTTGTACTGCGCGTGGTCATCTTCACGCACTTTGCGTTTGAGACTTTTAATATCGTGAACCCCCGCCAGCACCACGCTGTGAAAGGTGTAGTTTTGGGGCGAATAGCGGTCGAGGTACTTATTGCGAAGCATTCCCAGAAACCGCAAAAATGGCTCGTAATTGCTACTCGCATCCACTTCGTCGATCAATAGCACCAGCTTTGCAGAAGTATGGTGAGCCATTTCTGTAATTGCTTCCGAAAGTCCGCCCATGTCATCCATTGAAGGGGTCAGCCTTTGGAGGAGGTTTACCAGTTCCGGCTGGGAAAATTTCAGGGCTTTTTGAATTTGAATGGAAAACATCGTAGCAAAAGCACTGTCCGAAACATGCCATTTTTCGTCCACACCCTGAAAATCCAGGCGAATAGGTAGATAACCCTCCTGTTGCGTCAGAATCCGGTGTAAGGCAAACAGCGTCGTCGTTTTCCCATACTGCCGCGGGCGGTTGATGATGAAATATTCACCGTCCTCTACCATCCGCATGACATCCGTCAGTTTGGCGCGGTTGTCCATCATATAATGCTGATCGGGGTAGCAGTTGCCTGTGATGTTGAATTTCTTCTTCATGAGGTAAATATACATCCGTAGCCCCACAAAACAATCTGATAGAACGCGGTTTTGCCGTAGGAACTTTGTACGGGATTTTGTACCTTCGATTAAGAAATCAGAACGTATCAGGCATATCTGAAAAAAAATTCATTTATTTGCGTGAGCCAGCCCCTGAAAATATCCGGAAACCGGTATCTTTAGGGCACGAACCAAACTTTTGAGTTGAATACCATGTTTCCAGAAAATGAGAACCCGGAATTGTCGGACCTTGAACAGAATGAAGAACAGGAAGTTCAGGAAGTCCCGACTCCACAAGAGCCAGAATTAACAGAATCAGAGCCCTTGGTTTCCCCCGAACCCGTAGCGGAAGATGTTCCGGTGCAGGAAGAAGTGCAGGAAACAGTCGCTCAGGCAGATGAATCAGCCTCGGAAGAGTCTGAGCATCAGGAGGTCGCGCACATAGAAGCTGAAGAAGAGGAGGTGTATGTACCTCAGGAGCTTCCTCCGCTTAATGAAGATTTGCTTCCATTGATAGAACAATTAGTGGAAGATAAATCCAATAACCTCAGCATAATAGAAGGCGCTACGGTTGCTGATCTTATCCAACTTTTGGATATGTACAAAGCTGCCGACCATGTATTGCCGTTGATCCCTAAAGTCGGACTCGTCAAGCGAACGTTTGATTCGCTCGTTGCCTCGGAAGAATCATTCCCGGACACCGTCAAAACGCTTTTCCACAACGCACTCCATAGCTTTAACCGCCGCCGCAGTGAAGCTCAGCAGGAAGCCGAGTCAGAAAAAGCAACCAATTCGAAAAAGAAGCAGGAACTGCTGGTCGAACTGGAAAAACTGGTGAATGCCGACGACCCCAACCTTATCAAAGAAGTTAGAGCCATTCAGGACGCATGGCGCGATGTAGGTCATGTTCTGAAAGAAGATATAGAACCACTTTATCAGCAATTCCGTGTGCTGCTGGATAAGTTTTACCAGCTCAGGGAAATGCATTTCGAACTTCGCGACTACGACCGGAAAATCAATCTTCAGGAAAAAGAACGCCTGATCAAGGAGGCTGAAGATTTAATTCTCCCGGAAGAAGAGCGTGAAAATGTAGAGCTGTGGCGCGAACGTATGGATATGCTCCATGAGCTTCAACAAAAATGGAAAGCCGTTGGTCATGTGCCCCGTGAAGAAATGGAGCGCATCAACAATGAATACCGGGATGTCGTAGATAAATTCTTCGAAACCCGCCAGGGCTTTATGCAGGTTCAGGATCAGTTCCGGCAGGAAAACGCTGAAAAGAAACTGGCCATTCTCGAGCAAATGGCGCCTTATGCAACTTTCACTGCTGATAAACCTCGTCTGTGGAATGATGCAACCCGTACCTTGCGTGAACTCCAGGAGCAGTGGAAACAGATCGGCCAGGCACCTGGTAATCAAAACAGCGAACTCTGGGGCAAATACCGGGAAGCTTGCAATACATTCTTCACCAAGAAGGCAGAGTTTTTCCGTACGTACGATGATTTCCGCTCCGAAAACCTGGTTAAAAAACGCGAACTCGTAGAGCAGGCAGAAGCTCTTAAGAATGGTGAAGACTGGGAAAAAGCGGCAAAAGATCTAAAACGGCTTCAAAAAGAATGGCGTGAGATCGGTCCGGTACCAGAAAGGCATTCCAATAAACTTTGGGCTCGCTTCCGTGAAGCTTGTGATGCTTTCTTTGAAAGCAGACGTGGTCATTACCAGGAAATTCATGAAGATGAAAACACCAACCTGGAAGCGAAAAAAGCGCTGATTGAGGAAGTGCGGAAGCTCACCGCAAACCCCGAAGGGGGCGTGGATAAGGCCATCGGCCGTGTAAAAGAGCTGCAGGCCAACTGGAAAGAAATCGGCAAGGTTCCCTTTAAAGAAAAGGATAAAATATGGGAC
The DNA window shown above is from Bacteroidia bacterium and carries:
- a CDS encoding AAA-like domain-containing protein → MKKKFNITGNCYPDQHYMMDNRAKLTDVMRMVEDGEYFIINRPRQYGKTTTLFALHRILTQQEGYLPIRLDFQGVDEKWHVSDSAFATMFSIQIQKALKFSQPELVNLLQRLTPSMDDMGGLSEAITEMAHHTSAKLVLLIDEVDASSNYEPFLRFLGMLRNKYLDRYSPQNYTFHSVVLAGVHDIKSLKRKVREDDHAQYNSPWNIATDFKVDMSFHPHEIAPMLVDYSAAEGVAIDIPAFADKLYYYTAGYPFLVSKLCKTVAEDILPQKAERIWTLDDLETAVQLLLRENNTLFDSLIKNLENHPGLYDLTYSIIVNGQVIPFNPDEPMISLGRLYGVFKENGSVKIHNRIYEQRIYNYMVARTLQDQVRQKHPYLPISYAQPDGTLNLKGVLQRFQQFLREQYSEKDQDFLEREWRLVFLAFFKPILNGQGHDFKEVEISEEKRLDVVVTYHRNKYVIELKRWYGESVHQRGLDQLADYLDRQELESGFLVIFEGQKEKSGRQEEILHRGKAIFAVWV
- a CDS encoding DUF349 domain-containing protein produces the protein MFPENENPELSDLEQNEEQEVQEVPTPQEPELTESEPLVSPEPVAEDVPVQEEVQETVAQADESASEESEHQEVAHIEAEEEEVYVPQELPPLNEDLLPLIEQLVEDKSNNLSIIEGATVADLIQLLDMYKAADHVLPLIPKVGLVKRTFDSLVASEESFPDTVKTLFHNALHSFNRRRSEAQQEAESEKATNSKKKQELLVELEKLVNADDPNLIKEVRAIQDAWRDVGHVLKEDIEPLYQQFRVLLDKFYQLREMHFELRDYDRKINLQEKERLIKEAEDLILPEEERENVELWRERMDMLHELQQKWKAVGHVPREEMERINNEYRDVVDKFFETRQGFMQVQDQFRQENAEKKLAILEQMAPYATFTADKPRLWNDATRTLRELQEQWKQIGQAPGNQNSELWGKYREACNTFFTKKAEFFRTYDDFRSENLVKKRELVEQAEALKNGEDWEKAAKDLKRLQKEWREIGPVPERHSNKLWARFREACDAFFESRRGHYQEIHEDENTNLEAKKALIEEVRKLTANPEGGVDKAIGRVKELQANWKEIGKVPFKEKDKIWDEFRAEIDKFFGSLDMKREQIQDIKMQAAIESVDDPDERTRAIKQRIANIRRKIGASEEKVNQYSTNILFVAKGKSGDTLRNQIQGEIDREVKMLEEWKRKVKKLNEMLKNPPTPNDDAELADDDDSDNS